The window GTGCGGTCGGCGACCTCGACCCGGTAGAAGAACTTCATCGACTCCAGGTAGGCGATCAGCTCCTCCTGGGTGCCGGGCTCGACATGCGCCCAGACCGTCTCGCCGTCGTCGACCAGATAGAGCGCGTGCTCGATGTGGCCGTGCGCGGACAGGACCAGCGCCTCGGTGGCACGGCCGGCCGGCAGGTCGCTGACGTGCTGGGTGAGCAGCAGGTGCAGCCAGCTCAGCCGGTCCTCGCCGGAGACGGTGACGACACCGCGGTGCGAGAGGTCGACGAATCCGGTGCCGTCCGCGAGGGCGCGCTGCTCACGGAACAGGTCGCCGTAGTGGGCGGCGACGCCTTCGTCCACGCCCTCGGCCGGAACGGCGCCGGGCAGGGACAGCAGGGGGCTCTTCATGAACACAAGCCTACGACTCGGTACTTGCACTCCTGCCGGCCGAGGTGCCCGAAGCCGCCGCGGCCTTGCCCGCGCAGTCCGCGCACCGCCCGAAGATCGCGAAGTGCTTCATGTCGGTGTCGAAGCCGAACTGCTCCCGCAGCTTGGCGGTGAACTCGGCCGCCACCGACAGATCCGCCTCGATCACGTTCGTGCAGTCCCGGCAGACCAGATGGATGTGGTGGTGCCGGTCCGCCAGGTGGTACGTCGGCGCCCCGTGCCCCAGATGGGCATGGCTGACCAGCCCGAGCTCCTCCAGGAGCTCCAGGGTCCGGTACACGGTGGAGATGTTAACCCCCGACGCGGTCTTCCTCACCTCGCCGAGGATGTCGTCGGGCGTCGCGTGCTCCAGGCTGTCGACGGCTTCGAGCACGAGTTGCCGCTGCGGGGTCAGCCGGTAGCCACGCTGCCGCAGATCACTCTTCCAGTCGGTGCTCACCACACCCCAAGTCTAGGGTCTTCCGTTTGGATCAGGTCTGATCCGAACGAGAGACCCTGGGACCAGGGCCGTAAGCCGGCCGGGCTCACTTGAAGAAGGCGATCCCGTCGTCCGGGAGGTCGTCCGGGAGGGCCTTGGCCCAGCGTTCGACGTCCTCGGGGGTGACGACCTTCTTCAGGTGGGCGGACATGTAGGGGCGCAGCTCGACGTCCGGGGTCTGCTTCTCGCCGACCCACATCAGGTCGCTCTTGACGTAGCCGTACAGCCGCTTGCCGCCGGTGTAGGGGCGGGAGGCGGCGGTGCGGGCGACCGCGTCGGTGGCCAGCTCGACCTGCGGCTTCTTGTGGGCCAGCTCGCCGTACCAGATCTCGATGACGCCGTCGTCGCGGGTCATCGTGACCTCGACCTTGCGGTCGGCGTCGATCCGCCAGAAGCCGGACTCGGACTCGAGCGGCTTCGCCTTGTTGCCGTCGTTGTCCAGCACCCAGGTGCGGGAGTGGTACTCGAGGAAGTCCCGGCCGTCGTGGGTGAAGCTGAGCTCCTGGCCGAAGTTGCACCTCTCGGCGCCCGGGAAGTCGTGCACGCCTGCGCCGGCCCAGTCACCGAGCAGGAAGGCGAGGGGGACGAGGTCCTTGTGGAGGTCGGACGGGATCTCGATCATGAGCGGCGATTCCTCTTCGGGGTCAGCGCTGGCCCTGGTACAGCTTCTTCACGGTCAGGTAGGCGAAGGCGAGAACGCCGACGCAGACCAGGACCAGCAGGGTTTCGAAGAAGATCTCCACGGGGTGCTCCTCGGTTGAGCAGGTGCGGTATGTGCACAGGGCCGGACCCCAGCTTAGTCGGCCGGGGTCCGGCCCTCTTGGTGAGGTGCGCCCACCCGGTCAGGCGAGCAGTTCGCTCTGCAGGATCACCGTCTGCTGGAAGGGAACGGCGGGCGCGGTGCCCTTGCGGGTCTGGAGAACGACCGCGAGGGTGTCGCCCGCCGACAGGTACGCCTGGCGCACCTGTTCGGCGCCGTACGGCTTGGCCTCGGCATAGACGGAGTACACGATGTTGTCCACCTCGGCCCGGGGCGGAAACTCCTCGTCGTAGACGGAGACCGGGGCCCCGTGCACCTGGAAGGCAGGGCCGCCGGACGCGGCGAGCCACTGGCCGACCAGATGGTCCACCAGCGCCGCGCTGTGGAACTGGAGCAGGTAGATCCGCGTGTGCGTACCGTCCTGCGTGGTCCAGCCGCGGGCAGCGATGTGCCGAAGGCCGTGTTCCTTCAACTGCTGCCCGCACTTGCTCCGGTCGGCTTTGCTCTCGTACTCCTCGAGGAAGTCCTTCGTCGCCAGCCAGCCGTCCGTGCCCCGCAGCGCCTTGTTCTCCGTCGCGCCCTTGGGGGCGGGCAGGAGGAAAGCCCGTAGATCGGCGTGGTGGGCGCCGGCCCTGTTGTCGAGCTCGAACGGCCCGGGGCTGCCGGAGGGCAGCGGCGGTCTGGCCAGCGTCGGGTACTCCCAGCGGCCGTCGGACTCGGTCGCCAGACCGGGCAGGTCCCCGCGCTCCATGTGCGTGATGCCGTACCCCGTGCCCGCGCCGACGGCCGCGAAGACGACGACAGCGGCGGTCCAGCGCAGGACTGCCCGCAGCGCGCGGCGGTCCTTCGGCGGGGCCGACGGGACAGGTGGAACCGACGGGACCGACAGTGCGGGTCGACCGTCATCGGGCCGGTCCTGCGAGGGCACGAGGCCCGCGGTGGGTTCGGTCTCCTGCTCCGGCTGCCGTGTCTGCTCGGTCATACGGCCACCCCCGGCTCCTTGATGCGGTCGAGCTGAGTGGCCAGCAGGTCAGCGGCGCCCTTGTTGGCGCCCAGATCGCCAGGGCCGCTGGCGGACAGGCTGACCACGACATTCCCCTCGGACGCCGAGCAGCTCATCGTGCCGAAATCCTTCTTTTCGGGCTTGGGCAGCAGGAAGCACTTGGCGTTCTTGTGGCCCTTGATCGCCGGACCCTCGCGCAGACCGCCCAGCGTCGAGCGGACCTCGTTCTGATAGGTGGCCATGTCACGTGCGGCCGCTCTGTCCATCTGTGTCAGCACGACGGTCACCGTGATGGCCTTGTCCGTGTAGAAGGCGCGTCCAGCCTGCTTGACGTAGCTGCGCATCGCCATGCCCTCGATGTGCTGCTTGTCGAGCTCCTCCTCCATCCGCTTGCGCGTGCTGCGGGGCAGATCCCGCAGTGCCTCCATGGCCAGGGCCACGGTCCGCTTCCCGCTGAGTTCGGCCTCGGAGCCGAAGTCTTCCAGATCCGGGCCGCGGTCCCAGCCGGACCCGTACGGCACGAGCATGCCGGCCAGTCCGGTCCGTGCGGCCGGCTTCGGCTGCGCCGCTCCCGTCCTGGGAAGCGACCAGGCCGGGGCGCCGGGATCGCGGTCGGCGTCCCGCACGGTCACCACCGTGTATCCGGCTCCGGCTACGACCGCGCCGACGAGCAGGAAGGCCCCGGCGACGGCGATGACACCACCACGGCGTACGGGCCTCTTCGGCCGTTCCTCGGGGTGGTCATCCACCGGCTCGGCCTCGCGCCGACCGCGTCCCGGCTCCTCTTCGTGCTGGTTCTCGCTCACAGGCGCTCCATCTGACGCCGGGCGAGATCCGTGATCGTCGCCTTGGAAACCGGTGTGGCCGAACTGACCCAGAGCTCCATGAGGATGTCGCCTCGCCAGGCCATGGCCTCCGCGCCGTACGGCGTCTCGCCGTCGGCGGTCGGCCGGGAGTGGACGTACACCCTGCCCGTCTCGGTGCCGGGGATCAGCCAGCTCCTGGTGCCGCGTTCCTCCTCCCGCCAGTACCGTGCGTCCTCAGCTCTCACGGAGGCGGCCGCCTGCTCCTCCTGGCGGAACTGGATCAGCCGGACCTCCACCACGTAGCCGTCGCCGACCTGCCAGCCGGTGACGGCCGCACGACGGAACTCGTCGCTGATGAGCCCCTCGAACCCTTCGTCCGGTCTCTCGAAGTAACTGGCGTACTCGGTCATGCTCATCCAGCCGTCGCCGTCCTGCAGCCACTCGGCGTCCTTCGCGCCGCGTGGCGTGGGCAGCAACAGCTTGCGCAGGTCGCCGTCGGTCCGTACACGACGGTCCTGGGCGGCCGAAAGTGGTTCCGGAGCCGGGCCCTTCGCCCGTGCGAGCGCGGGCTGCGAGAGGGAGGGCAGCCGGGTGGGTTCACGGTCGGCCTGGATCAGATATCCGGTGCAGGTGCCGGCCACGGCGCCGAGGACGGCGGCGGTGGCGACGAGCAGCACGGTACGGCCGCGTCGGCGGGCGCGGGGTGCGACCGCCGGCTCCTCCGGGGCGTTCGGCGCATCCGGTGCCCCGAGCGCTTGCCGCGCCTCGGGTGCTTCCTGCACCTCAGGCGGTTCCTGCACCCCGGGTACTGCGGTTGACGGTTCGGGTCTTTCGGGTACTTCCAAGACGTTCCCCCCAGAACGGGAAGCGCGCCTTCCGTATGCGCGCTCCCCGGGAGACTCACGGATGATGTCCGTGGTTGCAAGGGAGTTGTTTACGATTCGGGCATGGCGAAGAAGCTGGTGATCAAGGTGACCGCGGGGGCGGACGCTCCCGAGCGGTGCTCTCAGGCGTTCACGGTCGCGGCGGTGGCCGCGGCCAGCGGGGTGGAGGTCTCCCTGTGGCTGACCGGGGAGTCCTCCTGGTTCGCGCTGCCGGGCCGGGCCGCCGAGTTCGAGCTGCCGCACGCCGCTGCGTTGCCCGACCTGATCGAGTCGATCCTCGCGGCCGGCCGTCTCACCCTGTGCACCCAGTGCGCGGCCCGCCGGGACATCACGGAGAAGGACGTCATCGAGGGCGTGCGGATCGCGGGCGCGCAGGTCTTCGTGCAGGAGGCCCTGGCCGACGGTACGCAGGCGCTCGTCTACTGAGAGACCGCCCCTGCGGCTAGTGCCGCTTCTTGCCGTCCAGTTCGTCCCACCACTCGTCGGACTTGGGGTCGCCGGACGGGTCGTCCCACCAGCGGTCCTCGGGGCCGCGCCGGTTGGCGACCATCGCGGCGACCGGCGGGATCACCATGGCGACCAGGCACATGCCGACGGCGGCGGGTACCGACCAGATGCGCACGACGCCCCACGCCAGGACGAACAGCCCGACGCAGATCCCCATCATGGCGAAGTACACATGCCGACGTCGTGCGTACATACCTCCAGGGTAGGTCCGTACGGGCCTGCCGTGCGGGGGCGGGAACGCCGGAAGGGCCGCGCCCCGGGTGTCCAACCCGTGGGGCGCGGCCCTTCGGCCGTACCGTGCCCGGAACCGCCCGCGCGGACCGTCCGGGCAGACCGCTCAGACGGCGATCGCGACCTCCGCGAGGCCGCCCTGCTGGGCGACGACCGTGCGGTCGGCGCTGGCGCCGGGGACGAGGGCGCGGACGGTCCAGGTGCCCTCGGCCGCGTAGAACCGGAACTGGCCCGTGGCGGAGGTGGGGACCTCCGCGGTGAACTCGCCGGTCGAGTCCAGCAGACGGACGTAGCCCGTCACCGGCTCGCCGTCGCGGGTCACCTGACCC of the Streptomyces sp. NBC_01788 genome contains:
- a CDS encoding FABP family protein, translating into MIEIPSDLHKDLVPLAFLLGDWAGAGVHDFPGAERCNFGQELSFTHDGRDFLEYHSRTWVLDNDGNKAKPLESESGFWRIDADRKVEVTMTRDDGVIEIWYGELAHKKPQVELATDAVARTAASRPYTGGKRLYGYVKSDLMWVGEKQTPDVELRPYMSAHLKKVVTPEDVERWAKALPDDLPDDGIAFFK
- a CDS encoding DUF3099 domain-containing protein encodes the protein MYARRRHVYFAMMGICVGLFVLAWGVVRIWSVPAAVGMCLVAMVIPPVAAMVANRRGPEDRWWDDPSGDPKSDEWWDELDGKKRH
- a CDS encoding DsrE family protein; translated protein: MAKKLVIKVTAGADAPERCSQAFTVAAVAAASGVEVSLWLTGESSWFALPGRAAEFELPHAAALPDLIESILAAGRLTLCTQCAARRDITEKDVIEGVRIAGAQVFVQEALADGTQALVY
- a CDS encoding DUF1416 domain-containing protein, whose amino-acid sequence is MCGAKAGGPDASTIKPGETTIQGQVTRDGEPVTGYVRLLDSTGEFTAEVPTSATGQFRFYAAEGTWTVRALVPGASADRTVVAQQGGLAEVAIAV
- a CDS encoding Fur family transcriptional regulator — translated: MVSTDWKSDLRQRGYRLTPQRQLVLEAVDSLEHATPDDILGEVRKTASGVNISTVYRTLELLEELGLVSHAHLGHGAPTYHLADRHHHIHLVCRDCTNVIEADLSVAAEFTAKLREQFGFDTDMKHFAIFGRCADCAGKAAAASGTSAGRSASTES